DNA sequence from the Cronobacter turicensis z3032 genome:
AATTCAACTCACTGCGTGAGGGATAAACAACATGACGGCTGAATTGTTGGTTAACGTTACCCCGTCGGAAACCCGGGTGGCGTACATTGATGGCGGGATTTTGCAGGAAATTCACATTGAGCGTGAAGCGCGCCGCGGGATAGTAGGCAATATCTACAAAGGTCGGGTCAGTCGCGTTCTTCCGGGAATGCAGGCGGCATTTGTAGATATTGGCCTCGATAAAGCCGCGTTTCTTCACGCCTCCGACATCATGCCGCACACCGAATGCGTGGCGGGCGACGAGCAGAAAAACTTCACCGTCCGCGATATCTCCGAGCTGGTGCGTCAGGGGCAGGATCTCATGGTGCAGGTGGTCAAAGATCCACTTGGCACCAAAGGCGCCCGCCTCACGACCGACATCACGCTGCCGTCACGCTATCTGGTCTTTATGCCGGGCGCCTCGCACGTCGGCGTCTCGCAGCGTATTGAAAGCGAAACCGAGCGCGAGCGCCTGAAACGCATCGTGGCGGATTACTGCGACGAGCAGGGCGGCTTTATCATTCGTACCGCTGCCGAAGGGGTGTGCGAAGAGGATTTATCCTCCGATGCCGCCTACCTGAAACGCGTCTGGACCAAAGTGATGGAGCGCAAAAAGCGCCATCAGACGCGCTATCAGCTTTACGGCGAACTGGCGCTGGCCCAGCGCGTGCTGCGTGATTTCGCGGTCGCCCAGCTTGACCGCATCCGCGTCGATTCTCGTCTGACGTATGAAATGCTGCTGGAATTCACGGCGGAGTATATGCCGGAGATGAACTGCAAGCTTGAGCACTATAGCGGTCGCCAGCCGATTTTCGATCTCTATGACGTTGAGAATGAAATCCAGCGCGCGCTGGAGCGCAAAGTGGAGCTGAAATCCGGCGGCTATCTCATCATCGATCAGACCGAGGCGATGACGACGATTGATATCAACACCGGCGCGTTTGTCGGCCACCGTAATCTCGACGACACCATTTTCAACACCAATATCGAAGCGACGCAGGCGATCGCCCGCCAGCTGCGCCTGCGCAACCTGGGCGGCATTATCATCATCGACTTTATCGATATGAGTAATGAAGATCACCGCCGCCGCGTACTGCATTCGCTTGAGCAGGCGCTGAGCAAGGATCGCGTGAAGACCAGCATCAACGGCTTCTCGCAGCTCGGCCTGGTTGAGATGACCCGTAAACGGACCCGTGAAAGTATTGAACATGTGCTGTGTAATGACTGTCCTACCTGTCATGGCCGCGGCACGGTGAAAACGGTAGAAACCGTCTGCTATGAAATCATGCGCGAAATCGTGCGTGTGCATCATGCTTATGACTCTGACCGTTTCCTGGTTTACGCGTCGCCTGCCGTGGCCGAAGCGCTGAAAAGCGATGAGTCCCATGCGCTGGCCGAGGTGGAGATTTTCGTCGGTAAGCAGGTTAAGGTGCAAATTGAACCGCTCTACAATCAGGAGCAGTTCGACGTGGTCATGATGTAGCGCGCAGCGGTCGACTGTGTG
Encoded proteins:
- the rng gene encoding Ribonuclease G yields the protein MTAELLVNVTPSETRVAYIDGGILQEIHIEREARRGIVGNIYKGRVSRVLPGMQAAFVDIGLDKAAFLHASDIMPHTECVAGDEQKNFTVRDISELVRQGQDLMVQVVKDPLGTKGARLTTDITLPSRYLVFMPGASHVGVSQRIESETERERLKRIVADYCDEQGGFIIRTAAEGVCEEDLSSDAAYLKRVWTKVMERKKRHQTRYQLYGELALAQRVLRDFAVAQLDRIRVDSRLTYEMLLEFTAEYMPEMNCKLEHYSGRQPIFDLYDVENEIQRALERKVELKSGGYLIIDQTEAMTTIDINTGAFVGHRNLDDTIFNTNIEATQAIARQLRLRNLGGIIIIDFIDMSNEDHRRRVLHSLEQALSKDRVKTSINGFSQLGLVEMTRKRTRESIEHVLCNDCPTCHGRGTVKTVETVCYEIMREIVRVHHAYDSDRFLVYASPAVAEALKSDESHALAEVEIFVGKQVKVQIEPLYNQEQFDVVMM